In Ipomoea triloba cultivar NCNSP0323 chromosome 7, ASM357664v1, a single genomic region encodes these proteins:
- the LOC116024897 gene encoding histidine kinase 4 — translation MGQKIHSQSHHHHTVAMRLGEQLSSKRKYTLICRNRLPQLLGCWILLIFFVSSWIFNNMDATHKEKRKEALVSMCDQRARMLQDQFSVSVNHVHALAILVSTFHYYKSPSAIDKETFAEYTARTAFERPLLSGVAYAERVLNSHRGSFEDQHGWTIRTMDKEPSPIRDEYAPVILAQETVSYLESLDMMSGEEDRENILRARATGKAVLTSPFRLLGSNHLGVVLTFPVYKSMLQANPSQQDRIEATAGYLGGAFDVESLVENLLGQLAGNQAIVVNVYDITNSSDPLVMYGQPGEEGDLSLTHVSKLDFGDPFRKHEMICRYLQKAPTAWAAVTTAFFIFVIGFLVGYMIYGAGIHIIKVKDDCHKMEALKVEAEAADIAKSQFLATVSHEIRTPMNGILGMLALLLDTDLSSTQRDYAQTAQACGKALITLINEVLDRAKIEAGKLELEIVPFDLRSILDDVLSLFSEKSRKKGVELAVFVSDKVPEIVFGDPGRFRQVITNLVGNSVKFTERGHVFVQVSLAEEAKAKSEACLNGGSERFIPSSGYHCETLSGYEVADNRNTWDSFKHVIPDEPLYYRAANKLMTDDASQNVTLMVSVEDTGIGIPLHAQDRVFTPFMQADSSTSRNYGGTGIGLSISKCLVELMGGQINFISRPDVGSTFSFTVNFQRHETNGSVDLKKGLSDDLPMSFKGLRAIVVDGKPVRASVTKYHLKRLGILVEVVNSIKKAVAVLGKNGSLISKGQLQPDMILVEKDVWISEDGGGLNLQIPNLKPNGHTYKVPKMILLAVDISGAEFEKAKAAGFADTIIMKPLRASMVGACLHQVLGMGKKTQGKDACNKSTLRGLLCGKRILVVDDNRVNRRVAAGALKKFGADVECAESGAAALALLQLPHNFDACFMDIQMPEMDGFEATRRIRKMENEANERVNGGLEGEGRHKWHVPILAMTADVIHATLDKCLKIGMDGYVSKPFEEENLYKAVAKFFESKPMPDV, via the exons ATGGGTCAGAAGATTCATAGCCAAAGCCATCACCACCACACAGTGGCTATGAGGTTGGGTGAGCAATTGAGCAGTAAGAGGAAGTACACATTAATCTGCAGGAATAGGCTCCCACAGTTGTTGGGTTGTTGGATTCTTCTCATATTCTTTGTGAGTAGTTGGATATTCAATAATATGGATGCTACCCACAAGGAGAAGAGGAAGGAGGCTTTGGTGAGCATGTGTGATCAGAGGGCTAGGATGTTGCAAGATCAATTCAGTGTCAGTGTTAACCATGTCCATGCCCTAGCCATCCTTGTCTCCACTTTCCATTACTACAAGTCCCCTTCTGCCATTGATAAG GAAACTTTCGCTGAATACACTGCCAGAACAGCCTTCGAGAGGCCGTTGTTGAGCGGGGTGGCCTATGCGGAGAGAGTTCTTAATTCGCACCGGGGGAGCTTTGAGGATCAGCACGGATGGACTATTCGGACGATGGATAAAGAGCCTTCACCGATCAGGGACGAGTATGCCCCGGTTATACTCGCACAAGAAACTGTTTCTTACCTCGAGTCGCTTGACATGATGTCAGGGGAG GAGGACCGGGAAAATATCTTGAGGGCTAGGGCTACTGGGAAGGCTGTTCTTACAAGTCCCTTTAGGCTTCTAGGCTCTAATCACCTTGGTGTCGTTTTGACATTCCCGGTTTACAAATCCATGCTGCAAGCTAACCCGTCACAGCAGGATAGGATCGAAGCAACTGCAGG ATACCTTGGCGGGGCCTTTGATGTCGAGTCTCTAGTTGAAAACCTGCTCGGTCAACTTGCTGGAAACCAAGCAATCGTCGTGAATGTTTACGACATTACCAACTCTTCTGATCCTTTAGTCATGTATGGACAACCGGGCGAAGAGGGCGACCTGTCCCTGACACACGTGAGCAAGCTTGATTTTGGCGATCCATTTCGTAAGCACGAGATGATATGCAG GTATCTTCAGAAGGCTCCGACAGCGTGGGCTGCAGTAACCACTGCGTTCTTTATCTTCGTGATCGGATTTTTGGTTGGATATATGATATACGGTGCTGGAATTCACATTATTAAAGTCAAGGACGATTGCCACAAAATGGAGGCATTGAAGGTTGAAGCCGAAGCTGCTGACATTGCAAAATCTCAG TTTTTAGCTACCGTTTCACACGAAATAAGAACTCCCATGAATGGAATCTTAG GAATGCTTGCTCTGCTTCTTGACACGGATTTGAGTTCGACTCAAAGGGATTATGCTCAAACAGCACAAGCCTGTGGAAAAGCGCTGATAACATTGATAAATGAAGTGTTGGATCGAGCAAAAATTGAAGCGGGGAAATTAGAACTCGAGATCGTCCCGTTTGATCTTCGCTCAATACTCGATGATGTTCTCTCTTTATTCTCCGAGAAGTCTAGGAAGAAAGGTGTCGAG TTGGCTGTCTTTGTTTCTGACAAGGTTCCTGAAATTGTTTTCGGGGATCCCGGAAGATTCAGACAGGTGATAACAAATCTGGTTGGCAACTCTGTCAAA TTCACTGAACGAGGGCATGTATTTGTTCAAGTTAGTCTAGCCGAAGAAGCAAAGGCAAAATCCGAAGCATGCTTGAATGGAGGATCGGAAAGATTTATACCGTCGAGTGGGTATCATTGCGAAACCCTTAGCGGTTATGAAGTTGCCGATAACCGGAATACTTGGGACAGTTTTAAGCATGTGATTCCCGATGAACCGTTGTACTATAGAGCTGCGAACAAACTGATGACTGACGATGCGTCTCAGAACGTTACTCTGATGGTATCTGTTGAAGATACCGGGATTGGGATCCCGTTACACGCACAAGACAGAGTTTTCACGCCCTTTATGCAAGCCGACAGTTCCACTTCTAGAAACTATGGAGGAACCGGGATTGGATTAAGCATTAGCAAGTGTCTAGTTGAGCTGATGGGCGGTCAGATAAACTTTATCAGTCGTCCCGATGTAGGAAGCACGTTTTCTTTCACGGTTAACTTCCAAAGACACGAGACAAATGGCAGTGTTGATTTGAAAAAGGGCCTTTCCGATGATTTGCCTATGTCGTTTAAAGGGCTAAGAGCTATTGTCGTTGATGGGAAGCCAGTTAGGGCTTCCGTAACAAAGTATCATTTGAAGAGACTCGGGATCCTTGTCGAGGTGGTGAATAGCATTAAGAAAGCTGTAGCGGTATTGGGGAAAAATGGTTCCCTGATTTCCaa AGGTCAACTTCAGCCGGATATGATTCTTGTCGAGAAAGATGTGTGGATATCTGAAGATGGCGGGGGGCTGAACTTACAGATACCGAACTTGAAACCGAATGGACACACATACAAGGTGCCGAAGATGATTCTCCTTGCGGTGGATATTTCCGGTGCGGAGTTTGAGAAGGCTAAAGCTGCGGGATTTGCGGATACCATCATAATGAAGCCTTTGAGGGCGAGCATGGTGGGGGCGTGCCTTCATCAGGTGTTGGGAATGGGAAAGAAGACCCAAGGAAAAGACGCGTGCAACAAATCAACTCTTCGTGGCCTACTTTGCGGCAAAAGAATCTTGGTGGTCGATGATAACCGGGTAAACCGGAGAGTTGCAGCTGGCGCGCTCAAGAAGTTTGGGGCTGATGTGGAGTGCGCAGAGAGCGGGGCAGCTGCTCTTGCATTGCTTCAGCTACCGCACAATTTTGACGCTTGCTTCATGGACATTCAGATGCCCGAAATGGACGG ATTTGAAGCCACTCGT